TGAACGAAGTAACCTCAATGGCTGAAAAGTGATACAAAATAGGTGTACACTAAGCTTTCCTCATGAATTTCTTTGGAAAAGACTTGCAAATGGAGTATGAAATTTTGTATCTTTGCAGGCGACAGTCCAAATGAAAGGTACCAAATGCATTTGCAACCTGCTTCATGAAGTCTGTCTTTTATAAAGAGGATAACAACTTAATAATCATACTCCGATGGAAAAAATCAGGAAACAACAGGGCCATGTGGTAGCCCGAAACCACCGCGACTGTAAAGAGTCAGAAATCTTCGTGCGCTTCGAAATCTCGATGCTCAATTCTTATGACATGACACTTGTCAGGGATAAATATGGCATAGAGGGTTGGGGAATTGTGCTCTATATCATGAAATACCTCATAGAACGCCGTACGGACTGCCGTGCCCCTCTCTATGTTGTAGGCGAAATTGCACACGCATGCCATAAAAACCGACGCACCATTTTGCAGCTTATAGCTGACTTCCCTTCACTCTTTGAAATTGAAGCAGGAGGCAAGATATTTTCAAGTCCGTATCTTTTACGGTTTTTCCTCAAAACTTCAGCAAAAAAAGAAAAGTCAAACAGAAGTTTAGATAAATTAACAAATGAGACACTTGATAATCAAGAAGTTAGCTTTCCTAAGAACAAGAACAAAGAACAAGAACAAATAAAAGACGAAGAAAAAGAAGTAGAAAAGGCCGACGTCGACGCCGATTCTTCTAAGAATAATTCTCAATCGGGAACAAAACTTTCGGCAAAAGCCGACACACCGTCAGCAGCCTACACCCTACAGAAAAATCATGCGAAGGCAACAGCTATGGCAAAATCACAGGTAGCACCCGTCAGACATCGGGAAGATCAGCCTTCGGTTGCTGCCCCCTCGCCTTCAGAAGAAGGCATACCGCGCCAGCTTCTCAGCCAACTCTATCAGGATAATGACTATATGGCGAGTCTTGAACATATGGCAAACCTTGCAGTCTGCAAGAATTTCACCGTGCGTCGGAATGTGCTCTTCTGGTTCTGGCACTATTGTCAGATGCATGCCAAACATGTACGCTCTGCAGCAGATGCCAAGGACTATTTGGCCAATCTGATGCGTCCAGGAAGCAACACGCGGGCACAGTTCATGGCCTATCAAAATCATCTCTATGAGCAGAGAAGTCTTGCACAGCACCATTAAAGTGCATCAAGCCCGCTGACTACATGCAGATGACGACCTATTTTGACTCAAAACAGGCGGTAACATGACGTAGATTGCAGTGTAATATGACGCAGATTGCAAGGTAATTCGATAGAGATGAGAATGTGTTTCCATATGGATTTCCCCTGCAAAACAGAAAGAGCCGGCAAGCAAGTCCCAATGATGGAGCATTGCTACCGGCTCTTTATACGGTGTCTATTCCTGAAAAGGAGCTTTCGCTTAGCGATGAAATTCTCCGGAGGATGATTAATCCAGAGTCTTCAACATGTCTGCAACTTCTGCATTAATACGGTTGGCAAACTCCTCCATTTTCATGGTAGCCTGCTCGCCTCCTCCCTGCTTACGCATGGAAACAAGCCCTTCGGCAGCTTCTTTCTCACCGACAATGACCATGTAAGGAATACGCTTCAACTCATTATCGCGGATTTTACGTCCAATCTTCTCATTGCGGTCATCAATGACAGCGCGCACACCTACGGAGTCGAAATACTTGCTAACCTGCTTTGCATAATCGTTATATTTCTCTGAAATAGGCAGAATTGCAACCTGATCGGGAGTGAGCCACAATGGGAAGTGACCTGCGGTGTGTTCGATGAGCACGGCAGTGAAACGCTCTAACGAGCCGAACGGTGCTCGGTGTATCATCACCGGAGTCTTCTTGGTATTGTCTTCAGCCGTATATTCGAGCTTGAAACGAGCGGGCAGGTTGTAGTCAACCTGAATTGTGCCTAACTGCCATTTACGCCCGATAGCATCTTTCACCATGAAGTCAAGTTTAGGCCCATAGAATGCGGCTTCACCGATTTCTTCACGTGCAACAAGTCCCTTCTCCTTGCAAGCTTCGCGGATGGCATTCTGACTTTCCTCCCAAATCTCATCCGAGCCAATATACTTTTCCTTGTCTTTTGGGTCACGCAATGAAATCTGTGCCTCGTAGTTATCGAATTGGAAAGTCTTGAACACCTTGAGAATGATATCAATGTTGGTTTCAAATTCAGCTTTGACCTGATCGGGACGCACAAAGATATGTGCATCATCCTGCGTGAAAGTGCGCACACGGGTAAGCCCATGCAGCTCTCCACTCTTCTCATAGCGGAACACCGTTCCAAACTCTGCGATACGCAAAGGCAGGTCCTTGTAGGAACGAGGCTTGCGGGCATAGACCTCACAGTGATGAGGACAGTTCATCGGTTTCAACATGTATTCCTCGTCTTCTTCAGGCGTATGGATTGGCTGGAAAGCATCTTTGCCATAATGTGCATAGTGGCCCGAAGTGACATAAAGACTCTTGCCACCGATGCCCGGAGTGATGACTTCCTGGTAGTTATAGGGGCGCAAGAGACTACGCAGCAGCTCCTGAAGGCGCAGGCGCAGTTGTGTTCCCTTGGGCAACCAAATAGGAAGCCCTTTCCCCACACGGTCAGAGAACATGAAAAGTTCCATTTCCTTGCCAATCTTTCGGTGGTCGCGCTTCTTGGCTTCCTCCAGCATTACAAGGTATTCATCCAGAAGTTTCTTCTTTGGGAAAGTGATACCATAGATGCGGGTCATTTGCTCACGCTTGGCATCACCACGCCAGAAAGCACCGGCAACACTTGTTATCTTGACAGCCTTGATAAGTCCTGTTGACATCAAGTGTGGCCCACGGCAGAGGTCTGTAAAGTGTCCTTGGGTATAGGTAGATATGGTTCCATCTTCCAAATCCTGCTCGATATGTTCACATTTATAGGTTTGTCCGTCAGACTGAAACTCTTGAAGCGCGTCAGACTTAGAGATATTCTTGCGGACAACAGGCTCGTCTTTCTTGGCCAATTCAAGCATCTTAGCCTCTATCTTCGGGAAGTCATTTTCTGAAATAGTCTGTCCTTTTGGTGGCATGACATCATAGAAGAAGCCGCTTTCAACAGCAGGCCCAAAGCCAAACTGAATGCCCGGATAGAGTTCCTGCAATGCTTCTGCAAGAAGATGGGCTGAAGTATGCCAGAAGGTATGCTTGCCTTCTTCATCGTCAAACTTATAAAGTGCAATCTTTGCATCCTCATTAATCGGACGATTTAATTCTACAGTCTCACCGTTAACCCCGCAAGATACAACGTTGCGGGCGAGAGCCGGCGAAATACTCTCTGCGATTTGCAAACCAGTTACGCCCTGTTCGTACTCACGGACAGATCCGTCTGGGAAAGTGATTTTAACCATATTACAAATTAGTTTTATAAATCAATTGTTAGCGCAAAGTTACTCTAAAAGCATGAGATGGCAAAATAAAGAAACACATTATTTTGCTATTTCTTCGTAGAATAC
The nucleotide sequence above comes from Segatella oris. Encoded proteins:
- a CDS encoding FERM and PDZ domain-containing protein 3; translated protein: MEKIRKQQGHVVARNHRDCKESEIFVRFEISMLNSYDMTLVRDKYGIEGWGIVLYIMKYLIERRTDCRAPLYVVGEIAHACHKNRRTILQLIADFPSLFEIEAGGKIFSSPYLLRFFLKTSAKKEKSNRSLDKLTNETLDNQEVSFPKNKNKEQEQIKDEEKEVEKADVDADSSKNNSQSGTKLSAKADTPSAAYTLQKNHAKATAMAKSQVAPVRHREDQPSVAAPSPSEEGIPRQLLSQLYQDNDYMASLEHMANLAVCKNFTVRRNVLFWFWHYCQMHAKHVRSAADAKDYLANLMRPGSNTRAQFMAYQNHLYEQRSLAQHH
- the thrS gene encoding threonine--tRNA ligase — protein: MVKITFPDGSVREYEQGVTGLQIAESISPALARNVVSCGVNGETVELNRPINEDAKIALYKFDDEEGKHTFWHTSAHLLAEALQELYPGIQFGFGPAVESGFFYDVMPPKGQTISENDFPKIEAKMLELAKKDEPVVRKNISKSDALQEFQSDGQTYKCEHIEQDLEDGTISTYTQGHFTDLCRGPHLMSTGLIKAVKITSVAGAFWRGDAKREQMTRIYGITFPKKKLLDEYLVMLEEAKKRDHRKIGKEMELFMFSDRVGKGLPIWLPKGTQLRLRLQELLRSLLRPYNYQEVITPGIGGKSLYVTSGHYAHYGKDAFQPIHTPEEDEEYMLKPMNCPHHCEVYARKPRSYKDLPLRIAEFGTVFRYEKSGELHGLTRVRTFTQDDAHIFVRPDQVKAEFETNIDIILKVFKTFQFDNYEAQISLRDPKDKEKYIGSDEIWEESQNAIREACKEKGLVAREEIGEAAFYGPKLDFMVKDAIGRKWQLGTIQVDYNLPARFKLEYTAEDNTKKTPVMIHRAPFGSLERFTAVLIEHTAGHFPLWLTPDQVAILPISEKYNDYAKQVSKYFDSVGVRAVIDDRNEKIGRKIRDNELKRIPYMVIVGEKEAAEGLVSMRKQGGGEQATMKMEEFANRINAEVADMLKTLD